The Echeneis naucrates chromosome 8, fEcheNa1.1, whole genome shotgun sequence genome has a window encoding:
- the emp1 gene encoding epithelial membrane protein 1, whose product MLILLAAIFVLHIICIILLLVATIDNAWWMTDNISTDIWARWIQKDGVWNYTELPEGPHYTQEYLQAVQASSVLACIFCILGIFVFVAQLFTLDKGRRFTISGIFQFLACLCIMIAASIYTDRFHVDEADGWYGHSFILAWISFVLTFISSITYFVLRKKTA is encoded by the exons ATGCTGATCCTCCTCGCTGCCATCTTTGTCCTGCATATCATCtgcatcatcctcctcctggtagCTACTATTGACAAT GCCTGGTGGATGACTGACAATATATCTACTGACATCTGGGCCCGATGGATTCAGAAAGACGGAGTGTGGAACTACACCGAGCTCCCAGAAGGCCCTCACTACACACAAG AGTACCTCCAGGCAGTACAGGCCAGCTCAGTGCTCGCCTGTATATTCTGCATCCTAGGAATCTTCGTGTTTGTGGCTCAGCTCTTCACCCTCGACAAAGGACGGAGGTTCACCATTTCTGGCATCTTCCAGTTTCTTGCCT GCCTGTGCATCATGATTGCAGCCTCTATTTACACAGACCGCTTCCACGTTGATGAGGCCGATGGTTGGTATGGACACTCCTTCATCCTGGCGTGGATTTCTTTCGTGCTCACATTCATCTCGTCCATCACTTATTTTGTGCTACGCAAAAAGACAGCATGA